The Iamia majanohamensis genome window below encodes:
- a CDS encoding ArnT family glycosyltransferase, producing MTATVAPVAPDPEATDPAPAPRRTRRRTLLRTFWLPLAAIALLGLGVRMAVIQEVPTCEEGQASSDGCFSVETDSTEYVVVAQALADGDGYTFFDEQAAHHPPAFSTYLAAWSAAGVDGFTGLRRASALLGLVTLVLVADVGRRLGGRWVGLVAGGLVALHPALWVNDVVLMSEAIYQPLAALVVWTGYWFWCRRTLLSACLLGLACGLAALSRTEGALLGVMVAVPLAIGMVGLRRRDRLGLVAAAGAVSVLVVAPWLHHNSVRFEEPVAMTSTAGQSLYLTNQPETYYGHLLASKWGYAHLVVVDTRADALDQDESEVDRVLADDASQFIRGNEGRLPVVVLARIGRMWGLYQPAQMAEADFVNEGRPELPATAAWWVHGAVLPLAAAGLVVLWRRGLPVSPLVALCVAATATSAINFGLTRYRAGADVALCILAAVALVALGEAVGRARRRRTAPAVEPAVEGA from the coding sequence GTGACCGCCACGGTCGCGCCGGTCGCCCCCGACCCGGAGGCGACCGACCCCGCCCCCGCCCCCCGCCGGACCCGGCGGCGGACCCTGCTGCGGACCTTCTGGCTGCCGCTCGCAGCCATCGCCCTGCTCGGCCTCGGCGTGCGGATGGCCGTGATCCAGGAGGTGCCGACCTGCGAGGAGGGCCAGGCCTCCTCCGACGGGTGCTTCTCGGTCGAGACCGACAGCACCGAGTACGTCGTCGTGGCCCAGGCCCTCGCCGACGGGGACGGCTACACGTTCTTCGACGAGCAGGCCGCCCACCACCCGCCCGCCTTCTCCACCTACCTGGCGGCCTGGAGCGCGGCGGGGGTCGACGGCTTCACCGGCCTCCGGCGGGCGTCGGCCCTGCTCGGGCTGGTCACCCTCGTGCTGGTGGCCGACGTGGGCCGACGCCTCGGCGGGCGGTGGGTCGGGCTGGTCGCCGGGGGCCTGGTCGCGCTCCACCCCGCCCTCTGGGTCAACGACGTGGTGCTCATGTCCGAGGCGATCTACCAGCCCCTCGCCGCCCTCGTGGTGTGGACGGGCTATTGGTTCTGGTGCCGGCGCACCCTGCTCTCGGCGTGCCTGCTCGGGCTGGCCTGCGGGCTGGCGGCCCTGTCGCGCACCGAGGGCGCGCTGCTGGGCGTGATGGTGGCCGTGCCCCTCGCCATCGGCATGGTCGGGCTGCGGCGCCGGGACCGGCTCGGCCTGGTGGCGGCGGCCGGTGCGGTCTCGGTCCTGGTCGTGGCCCCGTGGCTGCACCACAACTCGGTCCGCTTCGAGGAGCCGGTGGCCATGACCTCCACCGCAGGCCAGAGCCTGTACCTGACCAACCAGCCCGAGACCTACTACGGGCACCTCCTCGCCTCGAAGTGGGGCTACGCCCACCTGGTGGTGGTCGACACCCGCGCCGACGCCCTCGACCAGGACGAGTCGGAGGTCGACCGCGTCCTCGCCGACGACGCCTCGCAGTTCATCCGGGGCAACGAGGGCCGCCTGCCGGTGGTCGTCCTCGCCCGCATCGGCCGGATGTGGGGGCTCTACCAGCCGGCCCAGATGGCCGAGGCCGACTTCGTCAACGAGGGCCGCCCGGAGCTCCCCGCCACCGCCGCCTGGTGGGTGCACGGCGCGGTGCTGCCGCTCGCGGCCGCCGGCCTCGTGGTCCTGTGGCGCCGGGGCCTGCCGGTGAGCCCGCTGGTGGCGCTGTGCGTGGCCGCCACCGCCACCTCCGCCATCAACTTCGGACTGACCCGCTACCGCGCCGGGGCCGACGTGGCCCTCTGCATCCTGGCCGCCGTCGCCCTGGTGGCGCTGGGCGAGGCGGTGGGGCGCGCCCGACGTCGCCGGACCGCCCCCGCGGTGGAGCCTGCGGTGGAGGGCGCCTGA
- a CDS encoding acyltransferase family protein, translating to MTATATPGAGRAGPTGTSGAVRLRRRPGPVHEPALDGLRGLAVGAVLLFHGGFSWARGGYLGVSLFFTLSGFLIARLLLAEHDRRGRVDLRRFWVRRARRLWPASLATLAFVIVLARLAFTGEEVAGLRGDLLASLAQVVNWRFILEGRSYGDLFASPSLVQHFWSLAIEEQMYLVVPLVLVAALRLRHRAAVAVVVGGLMLTSVLATVLVQGPTDADRIYYGTDTRAFELLAGVMLAVLAREAPRLARPRGVPVQVVGAVAAVLSLVAWATVAQDTPLLTEGGLWLYALVSVALILGSRAPGPLNRGLSWRPLEGLGRISYGVYLIHWPIFLWLSPERLGVGEVAAFVIGVAVTISLALLSHQLLEQPVRGGQARWLGTGARPSLVAGAAFAVVLVAIPTVAPRGSVGIDFAAGQDTIDEIAGQGGTGGPRVAFYGDSTALAAALGMATWSREGGEGQITFEDGWTGIGCGLVTSGKIEYMGKVNPIPSRCADRGAEIAETVDDIDLAILMAGAWEAAAIQLPGREEFQTIEDPELHARYEQELEGLHDLLTSGGATMAFVLIPDLEAGVRGGRSPAEPFPESDPERVELYNDMGRRLAEEHDDVVLIDLRGWMAAQDGGMLDRDLRADGIHLSTETATTVAGAFLGPAAIAAAER from the coding sequence GTGACCGCCACCGCGACACCCGGTGCGGGGCGCGCCGGCCCGACGGGGACCTCCGGTGCGGTCCGGCTCCGGCGGCGGCCCGGGCCCGTCCACGAGCCCGCCCTCGACGGCCTGCGCGGCCTCGCGGTCGGGGCCGTGCTCCTCTTCCACGGGGGCTTCTCCTGGGCCCGGGGCGGCTACCTCGGCGTGTCGCTGTTCTTCACCCTGTCGGGCTTCCTCATCGCCCGACTGCTCCTGGCCGAGCACGACCGTCGGGGCCGGGTCGACCTGCGTCGCTTCTGGGTGCGGCGGGCCCGGCGCCTGTGGCCGGCGTCGCTCGCCACCCTCGCCTTCGTGATCGTCCTGGCCCGGCTGGCCTTCACCGGGGAGGAGGTGGCAGGGCTCCGGGGCGACCTCCTCGCCTCGTTGGCCCAGGTCGTCAACTGGCGCTTCATCCTCGAGGGACGCAGCTACGGCGACCTGTTCGCCTCGCCCTCGCTCGTCCAGCACTTCTGGTCGCTGGCCATCGAGGAGCAGATGTACCTGGTGGTGCCCCTGGTCCTGGTGGCCGCCCTGCGGCTCCGGCACCGGGCCGCGGTGGCCGTCGTCGTCGGCGGCCTCATGCTCACCTCCGTCCTGGCCACGGTCCTCGTGCAGGGCCCCACCGACGCCGACCGCATCTACTACGGCACCGACACCCGGGCCTTCGAGCTCCTCGCCGGCGTGATGCTCGCGGTGCTGGCCCGTGAGGCCCCCCGACTGGCCCGGCCCCGCGGCGTGCCGGTCCAGGTGGTCGGCGCCGTCGCCGCCGTCCTCTCGCTGGTGGCCTGGGCGACGGTCGCCCAGGACACGCCGCTGCTCACCGAGGGCGGCCTGTGGCTCTACGCCCTGGTGTCGGTCGCCCTCATCCTCGGTTCCCGGGCCCCGGGCCCGCTCAACCGGGGCCTGTCCTGGCGCCCGCTGGAGGGCCTGGGCCGCATCAGCTACGGCGTGTACCTGATCCACTGGCCGATCTTCCTGTGGCTCTCGCCGGAGCGCCTGGGGGTCGGCGAGGTGGCCGCCTTCGTCATCGGGGTGGCGGTCACGATCAGCCTGGCCCTGCTGAGCCACCAGCTCCTCGAGCAGCCGGTGCGCGGCGGGCAGGCCCGCTGGCTCGGCACCGGGGCCCGGCCGTCGCTCGTCGCCGGTGCCGCCTTCGCGGTCGTGCTCGTGGCCATCCCGACCGTGGCCCCGCGGGGCTCGGTCGGCATCGACTTCGCCGCGGGGCAGGACACCATCGACGAGATCGCCGGCCAGGGCGGCACCGGAGGGCCGCGGGTGGCCTTCTACGGCGACAGCACCGCGCTCGCCGCCGCCCTCGGCATGGCCACCTGGTCGCGCGAGGGGGGCGAGGGCCAGATCACCTTCGAGGACGGCTGGACGGGCATCGGGTGCGGGCTCGTCACCAGCGGCAAGATCGAGTACATGGGGAAGGTCAACCCCATCCCGAGCCGCTGCGCCGACCGCGGGGCCGAGATCGCCGAGACGGTCGACGACATCGACCTGGCCATCCTCATGGCCGGTGCGTGGGAGGCCGCGGCCATCCAGCTGCCGGGCCGGGAGGAGTTCCAGACCATCGAGGACCCCGAGCTGCACGCCCGCTACGAGCAGGAGCTGGAGGGCCTCCACGACCTGCTCACCAGCGGCGGGGCCACCATGGCGTTCGTGCTCATCCCCGACCTCGAGGCCGGCGTCCGGGGCGGCCGCTCGCCGGCCGAGCCCTTCCCCGAGTCCGACCCCGAGCGGGTCGAGCTCTACAACGACATGGGTCGCCGCCTGGCCGAGGAGCACGACGACGTGGTGCTCATCGACCTCCGGGGGTGGATGGCCGCCCAGGACGGCGGGATGCTCGACCGGGACCTCCGGGCCGACGGCATCCACCTCTCCACCGAGACCGCCACCACCGTGGCCGGGGCCTTCCTCGGCCCGGCCGCCATCGCCGCCGCCGAGCGGTAG
- the folK gene encoding 2-amino-4-hydroxy-6-hydroxymethyldihydropteridine diphosphokinase, whose translation MTDAAAGPPVRRVVLGVGSNLGDRRAHLRAAVAGWGDEVVAVSDVYETAPVGGPEQGPFLNLVLVVATDRPAPAVLGRCQELEAEAGRVRTERWGPRTLDVDVLWIDGERHATPELTVPHPRMDDRAFVTVPLAEVAPDLVPATPAPADQPVHRVGPLGSTDLSPGGEDGPRGG comes from the coding sequence GTGACCGACGCCGCCGCGGGGCCGCCGGTCCGCCGGGTGGTGCTCGGCGTCGGGTCCAACCTGGGCGACCGCCGGGCCCACCTCCGGGCCGCGGTGGCGGGGTGGGGCGACGAGGTCGTCGCCGTGTCCGACGTGTACGAGACGGCCCCGGTGGGCGGTCCCGAGCAGGGACCCTTCCTCAACCTGGTGCTGGTGGTGGCCACCGACCGCCCCGCGCCGGCGGTGCTGGGCCGGTGCCAGGAGCTGGAGGCCGAGGCCGGGCGGGTGCGCACCGAGCGGTGGGGGCCCCGCACCCTCGACGTCGACGTGCTCTGGATCGACGGCGAGCGCCACGCCACCCCCGAGCTCACCGTGCCCCACCCCCGCATGGACGACCGGGCCTTCGTCACGGTCCCCCTGGCCGAGGTGGCGCCCGACCTGGTACCGGCCACGCCGGCCCCCGCGGACCAGCCCGTCCACCGGGTCGGTCCCCTGGGCTCGACGGACCTGTCCCCGGGCGGGGAAGATGGGCCCCGTGGAGGGTGA
- the folB gene encoding dihydroneopterin aldolase encodes MAEPDAPDLIELRGLTAPGICGALPEEQDRAQPLEVDVDIEADLGPAGASDDLDDTVDYGAVCELVERLITTERFRLLERLAERIAELILSDDRVVGVTVSVRKLRPPVAQVLTTSGVRITRRRG; translated from the coding sequence GTGGCTGAGCCCGACGCGCCCGACCTGATCGAGCTCCGGGGCCTCACCGCCCCGGGCATCTGCGGGGCGCTGCCCGAGGAGCAGGACCGGGCCCAGCCCCTCGAGGTCGACGTCGACATCGAGGCCGACCTGGGACCGGCCGGGGCGTCCGACGACCTCGACGACACCGTCGACTACGGCGCGGTGTGCGAGCTGGTCGAGCGCCTCATCACCACCGAGCGGTTCCGCCTCCTCGAGCGGCTGGCCGAGCGCATCGCCGAGCTGATCCTCTCCGACGACCGGGTGGTGGGGGTGACCGTGTCGGTCCGCAAGCTCCGGCCGCCCGTGGCCCAGGTGCTGACCACCTCCGGGGTGCGCATCACCCGCCGTCGCGGGTGA
- the folP gene encoding dihydropteroate synthase, with product MAQRRGLVMGVVNVTPDSFSDGGRHLDPEAAVAHGRALAAAGADVVDVGGESTRPGADEVPEDEERARVVPVVEALAPHVRVSIDTRKAGVAEAAVAAGATLVNDVSASLHEVAAAHGVGWVAMHMLGAPKTMQRDPRYDDVVAEVAAFLVERADRARGAGVGEVWIDPGIGFGKTAAHNLALLARLDVLVATGHPVLVGTSRKRFLGALLAEADGVAAPVGTDDRLEGSVATAVWAFRSGAAMVRAHDVAATVAAARAAGVRL from the coding sequence GTGGCGCAGCGACGGGGGCTCGTGATGGGCGTGGTCAACGTCACCCCCGACTCCTTCTCCGACGGCGGCCGCCACCTCGACCCCGAGGCGGCCGTGGCCCACGGCCGGGCCCTGGCCGCGGCGGGGGCCGACGTGGTCGACGTCGGGGGCGAGTCGACCCGCCCGGGGGCCGACGAGGTGCCCGAGGACGAGGAGCGGGCCCGGGTGGTCCCGGTCGTGGAGGCCCTCGCCCCCCACGTCCGGGTGTCGATCGACACCCGGAAGGCGGGCGTGGCCGAGGCTGCCGTGGCTGCGGGGGCCACGCTGGTCAACGACGTGTCGGCCTCGCTGCACGAGGTGGCCGCGGCCCACGGCGTGGGGTGGGTGGCGATGCACATGCTCGGGGCGCCGAAGACGATGCAGCGCGACCCCCGCTACGACGACGTGGTGGCCGAGGTGGCCGCCTTCCTCGTCGAGCGGGCCGACCGGGCCCGCGGGGCCGGGGTCGGCGAGGTGTGGATCGACCCCGGCATCGGCTTCGGGAAGACCGCGGCCCACAACCTGGCCCTCCTGGCCCGCCTCGACGTGCTCGTGGCCACCGGCCACCCCGTGCTGGTGGGCACCAGCCGGAAGCGGTTCCTGGGGGCCCTGCTGGCCGAGGCCGACGGCGTGGCCGCCCCGGTGGGCACCGACGACCGCCTCGAGGGCTCGGTGGCGACCGCGGTGTGGGCCTTCCGGAGCGGTGCCGCCATGGTCCGGGCCCACGACGTCGCCGCGACGGTGGCCGCGGCCCGGGCCGCCGGGGTCCGCCTGTGA
- a CDS encoding glycosyltransferase family 39 protein translates to MSRLIRPRQSAAPPGADDGPAPGGPGRAIRPRPPPSTAPELDPSGRWWAPWVLALVVALVGLWAPGPTTLTADEPIWLARSDRFVEAVRSGDLDSADARLYANVSTMPGVTTMLAGGLGRGLAHVGDAVGISAPVTGPSVESPQVLRAARGVVTVTCAALLGLLVVLAARLVGRRAALVGGALLGAEPFVAGHAGVLHTDAMVTMFGAVSIVAAMAALWAPTRPRRPPWPDPGLAAVSAVAGGLALLTKLNAVALVVPALVVVAVIDLVLLGRARRGSTPVTEAVGRPVVLAATWLVGAVGTVVVLWPALWTSPLTQLDNMRDSARLADQPYPTFFDGEVVVGPGWTFLPTVVLHRMTPWLLLGGAVAVVAAVVHLVRPWAPVRRRVVAALLVAPVPYLLVVGGATKVYDRYALPVWPFLALLAGVAVDGGLRRLPRDLREHRLVPALGAAALAVALLLDASASPYRTAYASPLGGGQQGALESIPVGWREGMAAVGQTVAEREGDRCDEVVVYARYDNRIAFPCGRLLSTEAQLAGQEPDYIVRDVSQLQRPIFDRTLGLIPARATLVDELRIGGVTYAELWEVDHDG, encoded by the coding sequence ATGAGCCGGCTCATCCGCCCGCGCCAGTCGGCCGCCCCACCCGGGGCCGACGACGGACCGGCTCCCGGCGGCCCCGGGCGGGCCATCCGTCCACGACCCCCGCCGTCGACGGCGCCGGAGCTCGACCCTTCGGGTCGCTGGTGGGCGCCCTGGGTCCTCGCCCTGGTCGTGGCCCTGGTCGGGCTGTGGGCCCCGGGCCCGACCACCCTCACCGCCGACGAGCCCATCTGGCTGGCCCGCAGCGACCGCTTCGTCGAGGCCGTCCGGTCCGGCGACCTCGACTCCGCCGACGCCCGCCTCTACGCCAACGTGAGCACCATGCCCGGCGTGACCACCATGCTCGCGGGCGGGCTGGGGCGAGGGCTGGCCCACGTGGGCGACGCGGTCGGGATCTCCGCTCCGGTGACCGGCCCCTCGGTCGAGTCACCCCAGGTCCTGCGGGCCGCCCGCGGGGTGGTCACGGTCACCTGCGCCGCCCTGCTCGGCCTGCTCGTGGTGCTGGCCGCCCGCCTGGTGGGCCGGCGCGCCGCCCTGGTGGGCGGGGCCCTGCTCGGGGCCGAGCCCTTCGTGGCGGGCCACGCCGGCGTGCTCCACACCGACGCCATGGTCACCATGTTCGGGGCGGTGTCGATCGTCGCCGCCATGGCCGCCCTGTGGGCGCCGACGCGGCCTCGGCGCCCCCCGTGGCCCGACCCCGGGCTGGCGGCCGTCTCTGCGGTGGCCGGCGGGCTGGCCCTGCTCACGAAGCTCAACGCGGTGGCCCTGGTGGTCCCCGCCCTGGTCGTCGTCGCCGTCATCGACCTGGTGCTGCTCGGGCGGGCGCGGCGGGGGAGCACGCCCGTCACCGAGGCGGTCGGCCGACCCGTGGTCCTCGCCGCGACCTGGCTGGTGGGTGCGGTCGGCACCGTCGTCGTCCTGTGGCCGGCCCTCTGGACCTCGCCGCTCACCCAGCTCGACAACATGCGGGACTCGGCCCGCCTGGCCGACCAGCCCTACCCCACCTTCTTCGACGGCGAGGTCGTCGTCGGGCCGGGGTGGACCTTCCTGCCCACCGTGGTGCTGCACCGCATGACGCCGTGGCTGCTGCTCGGCGGCGCCGTCGCGGTGGTCGCCGCCGTGGTCCACCTGGTGCGGCCGTGGGCACCGGTGCGGCGCCGGGTGGTGGCCGCCCTGCTGGTCGCCCCCGTGCCCTACCTGCTCGTCGTGGGCGGTGCGACCAAGGTCTACGACCGCTACGCCCTCCCGGTCTGGCCCTTCCTCGCCCTCCTGGCGGGGGTCGCCGTCGACGGGGGGCTGCGTCGCCTGCCCCGCGACCTCCGGGAGCACCGCCTGGTCCCGGCCCTCGGCGCGGCCGCCCTGGCGGTGGCCCTCCTGCTCGACGCCTCGGCCAGCCCCTACCGCACCGCCTACGCCAGCCCGCTGGGCGGGGGCCAGCAGGGCGCGCTCGAGAGCATCCCCGTCGGGTGGCGCGAGGGGATGGCCGCGGTGGGCCAGACGGTGGCCGAGCGGGAGGGCGACCGGTGCGACGAGGTGGTGGTCTACGCCCGCTACGACAACCGCATCGCCTTCCCGTGCGGCCGGCTGCTGTCGACCGAGGCCCAGCTCGCGGGCCAGGAGCCCGACTACATCGTGCGGGACGTGTCCCAGCTCCAGCGCCCGATCTTCGACCGGACGCTCGGCCTGATCCCCGCCCGGGCCACGCTCGTGGACGAGCTCCGGATCGGCGGGGTCACCTACGCCGAGCTGTGGGAGGTGGACCACGACGGCTGA
- a CDS encoding FdhF/YdeP family oxidoreductase — translation MHKAAPAHDQGDEDLEVRQPDDHAAGVPAVLVSLRDSVRQMGVGRTVSSLRRLNQHDGFDCPGCAWPDPAPGHRSPAEFCENGAKAVAEEATRRTVGADFLARHPLSDLAGRSDHWLGQQGRLTTPAVRRPGSDRYEAVGWDEAYDVVAAELAALADPDEAIFYTSGRTSNEAAFAYQLLARAFGTNNLPDCSNMCHESSGAALNETIGVGKGTVLLDDVEDTDLIIIVGQNPGTNHPRMLTSLEKAKEGGARIVAVNPLPEAGLRRFKNPQRPSGVVGPGTDLADRLLQIRVNGDLALFQALGARLLAADEAAGGATAAEPVLDHDFIATHTDGFEDYAAHLAALDPDEVAAATGLTPGEIDGLVDEVVAADRIIVCWAMGLTQHRNSVATIREVVNFLLLRGNIGRQGAGACPVRGHSNVQGDRTMGIWEKMPDAFLDRLAEEFSFSPPRHHGHDTVASIRAMAAGEARAFVGMGGNIVAAGPDTEATAAALAGCRLTVQVSTKLNRSHTVPGEVGVILPCKGRTDLDVQAGGLQQVSVEDSMGEVHASRGHLEPPAPDLPSEVEVISQVARRLVADRAAVDWEGLQADYGRIRDHIGHVVPGFEDYDARVGDGFTLPNPARDSRTFRTETGRARFTVNDLTWVAVPEGHLLLQTLRSHDQYNTTIYGLDDRYRGIHQGRRVVFVHPADLSDLGRADGDVVDVVSVWDDGERRAPAFRLVAYPVARGTAAAYFPEANVLVPLESTAEVSGTPTSKSLVVRFEPT, via the coding sequence GTGCACAAGGCGGCTCCTGCGCACGACCAGGGCGACGAGGACCTCGAGGTCCGCCAGCCCGACGACCACGCCGCGGGCGTGCCGGCCGTGCTCGTCTCGCTGCGGGACTCGGTGCGCCAGATGGGCGTGGGGCGCACGGTGTCGAGCCTCCGCCGCCTCAACCAGCACGACGGCTTCGACTGCCCGGGGTGCGCCTGGCCCGACCCCGCCCCCGGCCACCGGTCGCCCGCCGAGTTCTGCGAGAACGGGGCCAAGGCGGTGGCCGAGGAGGCGACCCGGCGCACCGTCGGCGCCGACTTCCTCGCCCGCCACCCCCTGTCCGACCTGGCCGGGCGCAGCGACCACTGGCTGGGCCAGCAGGGCCGCCTCACCACCCCGGCCGTGCGCCGCCCCGGGTCCGACCGCTACGAGGCGGTGGGCTGGGACGAGGCCTACGACGTGGTGGCCGCCGAGCTGGCCGCCCTGGCCGACCCCGACGAGGCGATCTTCTACACGTCGGGGCGCACCAGCAACGAGGCCGCCTTCGCCTACCAGCTGCTGGCCCGGGCCTTCGGCACCAACAACCTGCCCGACTGCTCCAACATGTGCCACGAGTCGAGCGGGGCGGCGCTGAACGAGACCATCGGCGTCGGCAAGGGCACGGTGCTGCTCGACGACGTCGAGGACACCGACCTCATCATCATCGTGGGCCAGAACCCGGGGACGAACCACCCCCGGATGCTCACCTCGCTCGAGAAGGCCAAGGAGGGCGGGGCGCGCATCGTGGCCGTGAACCCGCTGCCCGAGGCCGGGCTCCGCCGGTTCAAGAACCCCCAGCGCCCGTCGGGCGTGGTGGGCCCCGGCACCGACCTGGCCGACCGGCTCCTGCAGATCCGGGTCAACGGCGACCTGGCCCTCTTCCAGGCGCTGGGGGCTCGGCTGCTCGCCGCCGACGAGGCCGCGGGGGGCGCGACCGCGGCGGAGCCCGTGCTCGACCACGACTTCATCGCCACCCACACCGACGGCTTCGAGGACTACGCCGCCCACCTGGCCGCCCTCGACCCCGACGAGGTGGCCGCCGCCACCGGGCTCACCCCGGGCGAGATCGACGGCCTCGTCGACGAGGTCGTCGCCGCCGACCGCATCATCGTGTGCTGGGCCATGGGCCTCACCCAGCACCGCAACTCGGTGGCCACCATCCGGGAGGTGGTCAACTTCCTGCTGCTCCGGGGCAACATCGGCCGCCAGGGCGCCGGGGCCTGCCCGGTGCGGGGCCACAGCAACGTGCAGGGCGACCGCACCATGGGCATCTGGGAGAAGATGCCCGACGCCTTCCTCGACCGTCTCGCCGAGGAGTTCTCGTTCTCGCCGCCCCGCCACCACGGCCACGACACCGTGGCCAGCATCCGGGCCATGGCCGCGGGGGAGGCCCGGGCGTTCGTCGGCATGGGCGGCAACATCGTCGCCGCCGGCCCCGACACCGAGGCCACCGCCGCCGCCCTCGCCGGCTGCCGGCTCACCGTCCAGGTGTCGACCAAGCTCAACCGCTCCCACACGGTGCCCGGGGAGGTGGGCGTGATCCTGCCGTGCAAGGGCCGCACCGACCTCGACGTCCAGGCCGGGGGCCTCCAGCAGGTGAGCGTGGAGGACTCCATGGGCGAGGTCCACGCCTCCCGGGGCCACCTCGAGCCCCCGGCGCCCGACCTGCCCAGCGAGGTCGAGGTCATCAGCCAGGTGGCGCGCCGCCTGGTGGCCGACCGGGCGGCCGTCGACTGGGAGGGGCTCCAGGCCGACTACGGCCGCATCCGCGACCACATCGGCCACGTGGTGCCCGGCTTCGAGGACTACGACGCCCGGGTCGGCGACGGCTTCACCCTGCCCAACCCGGCGCGCGACAGCCGCACCTTCCGCACCGAGACCGGGCGGGCTCGGTTCACGGTGAACGACCTCACGTGGGTGGCGGTGCCCGAGGGGCACCTGCTGCTGCAGACCCTCCGCAGCCACGACCAGTACAACACCACGATCTACGGCCTCGACGACCGCTACCGGGGCATCCACCAGGGGCGCCGGGTGGTGTTCGTCCACCCCGCCGACCTGTCCGACCTGGGCCGGGCCGACGGCGACGTGGTCGACGTGGTGTCGGTCTGGGACGACGGCGAGCGCCGGGCCCCGGCCTTCCGGCTGGTGGCCTACCCGGTGGCCCGGGGCACGGCGGCGGCCTACTTCCCCGAGGCGAACGTGCTGGTGCCCCTCGAGAGCACCGCCGAGGTCAGCGGCACCCCGACCTCCAAGTCGCTCGTGGTGCGGTTCGAGCCGACCTGA
- the folE gene encoding GTP cyclohydrolase I FolE has product MPATDDDAEPDPDVPLAGPGAGVDEARVAAAVAELLAAIGEDTDRDGLADTPARVARMWTEVAAGLHEDPRRHLKVTFEADHDEMVMVRDIPLYSMCEHHLVPFTGQAHVAYIPNDDGRVIGLSKVARLVDGYARRPQVQERLTAQVADALSETLDPRGVMVVVEAEHLCMSMRGVQKAGTTTVTSAVRGLFRSSVATRQEAMRFITRGAR; this is encoded by the coding sequence GTGCCCGCCACCGACGACGACGCCGAGCCCGACCCCGACGTCCCGCTGGCCGGCCCCGGCGCCGGTGTCGACGAGGCCCGCGTGGCCGCCGCCGTGGCCGAGCTGCTGGCCGCCATCGGGGAGGACACCGACCGCGACGGCCTGGCCGACACCCCCGCCCGGGTGGCCCGGATGTGGACCGAGGTCGCGGCCGGGCTGCACGAGGACCCGCGCCGCCACCTGAAGGTCACCTTCGAGGCCGACCACGACGAGATGGTCATGGTGCGCGACATCCCCCTCTACTCCATGTGCGAGCACCACCTGGTGCCGTTCACGGGCCAGGCCCACGTGGCCTACATCCCCAACGACGACGGCCGGGTGATCGGGCTGTCGAAGGTGGCCCGCCTGGTCGACGGCTACGCCCGGCGTCCCCAGGTCCAGGAGCGGCTCACCGCCCAGGTGGCCGACGCCCTCTCCGAGACCCTCGACCCCCGGGGCGTCATGGTGGTGGTCGAGGCCGAGCACCTCTGCATGTCGATGCGGGGCGTGCAGAAGGCGGGGACCACCACGGTGACCTCCGCGGTGCGGGGCCTGTTCCGCTCCAGCGTGGCCACCCGCCAGGAGGCCATGCGGTTCATCACCCGCGGCGCCCGCTGA
- the hpt gene encoding hypoxanthine phosphoribosyltransferase translates to MSSAPGPQDDPDLGDVVVSRDQIAERVADLGAQITADYAGRAPLLVGVLKGAFVFMADLARAIDLPVEFDFMAISSYGAATKTSGVVRIVKDLDLDLSGRDVLIVEDIIDSGLTLQYLRRNLQARNPASLEVCALLVRQGQQQGELGLRYVGFSIPPDFVLGYGLDVAERYRNLPDVRTYRGAP, encoded by the coding sequence ATGAGCAGCGCCCCGGGCCCGCAGGACGACCCCGACCTGGGCGACGTCGTCGTCAGCCGGGACCAGATCGCCGAGCGGGTGGCCGACCTGGGCGCGCAGATCACCGCCGACTACGCCGGTCGGGCCCCGCTGCTGGTCGGGGTGCTGAAGGGCGCCTTCGTGTTCATGGCCGACCTGGCCCGCGCCATCGACCTGCCCGTCGAGTTCGACTTCATGGCCATCTCCTCCTACGGGGCGGCCACCAAGACCAGCGGCGTGGTCCGCATCGTCAAGGACCTCGACCTCGACCTCTCGGGCCGCGACGTCCTCATCGTCGAGGACATCATCGACAGCGGGCTGACCCTCCAGTACCTCCGCCGCAACCTCCAGGCCCGGAACCCCGCCAGCCTCGAGGTCTGCGCCCTGCTGGTGCGCCAGGGCCAGCAGCAGGGGGAGCTGGGCCTCCGCTACGTCGGCTTCAGCATCCCGCCCGACTTCGTGCTCGGCTACGGGCTCGACGTGGCCGAGCGGTACCGCAACCTGCCGGACGTCCGGACCTACCGAGGAGCGCCCTAG